One Flagellimonas sp. CMM7 genomic region harbors:
- the ald gene encoding alanine dehydrogenase: MIVGVPKEIKNNESRVGMTPAGVFELVKNNHTVYVQSEAGERSGFFNHDYQQAGATILDTIGQVYAISDMIVKVKEPIAEEYGLIQKGQIVFTYFHFASSESLTKAMIASKSICIAYETVEDEDGTLPLLTPMSEVAGRMAIQQGAKYLEKPVKGRGVLLGGVPGVAPGRVLVLGAGTVGIQAAKMAAGLGAHVTILDVNMKRLRYVNDVMPSHVVTEFSSEFNIRKLIKTHDLIIGGVLLKGAKAPNLITRNMLKEMRPGTVIVDVAVDQGGCVETTKATTHEDPVYIIDDVVHYCVANMPGAVPYTSTVALTNVTLPYVLKLANMGWRSACNLDKSLAKGLNIVDGEVVYEEITEAFNWEPVLA; encoded by the coding sequence ATGATTGTAGGTGTACCTAAAGAAATCAAGAATAACGAAAGCAGAGTAGGAATGACTCCGGCTGGGGTTTTTGAATTGGTAAAGAACAACCATACCGTTTATGTGCAATCGGAAGCTGGCGAAAGAAGCGGCTTTTTCAATCATGACTATCAACAGGCTGGGGCCACCATTTTGGATACTATAGGGCAAGTATATGCTATAAGTGATATGATAGTGAAGGTCAAGGAACCTATAGCTGAGGAGTATGGTCTTATCCAAAAAGGGCAGATAGTGTTTACCTATTTTCATTTTGCATCCAGTGAAAGTTTGACTAAGGCAATGATTGCTAGTAAATCCATTTGTATTGCCTATGAAACAGTAGAGGACGAAGACGGAACATTACCGCTTTTAACACCAATGTCTGAAGTTGCTGGTCGTATGGCCATTCAGCAAGGCGCAAAATATTTGGAAAAACCAGTAAAGGGCAGAGGTGTGCTCTTGGGAGGAGTTCCCGGTGTAGCCCCTGGAAGGGTTTTGGTATTGGGAGCAGGCACCGTAGGGATACAAGCTGCAAAAATGGCAGCAGGATTAGGGGCACATGTTACTATTTTGGATGTTAATATGAAACGACTTCGGTACGTAAATGATGTAATGCCCAGTCATGTAGTTACTGAATTTTCAAGTGAATTTAACATCAGAAAACTTATAAAAACCCATGATCTAATTATTGGCGGAGTATTATTGAAGGGGGCAAAAGCACCTAATCTAATTACTAGGAACATGCTTAAGGAAATGCGCCCGGGAACTGTTATAGTGGATGTTGCTGTAGATCAAGGTGGGTGTGTTGAAACAACAAAGGCCACTACACATGAAGACCCAGTATATATCATTGATGATGTTGTGCACTATTGCGTAGCAAATATGCCTGGGGCAGTCCCTTACACTTCAACAGTTGCCTTGACGAATGTAACACTGCCCTATGTATTAAAGCTGGCTAATATGGGCTGGCGCAGTGCTTGTAATTTGGATAAATCTCTTGCCAAAGGATTGAATATTGTTGATGGTGAAGTAGTGTATGAAGAAATAACCGAAGCCTTTAACTGGGAGCCTGTGCTCGCATAG
- a CDS encoding zinc metallopeptidase: MMTYYILIGGIALISWLVSSRLKSKFKKYSKVHLRNGMSGAEIAQKMLDDHGIRDVKVISTAGMLTDHYNPKNKTVNLSEGVYSQRNASAAAVAAHEVGHAVQHAQAYEWLTMRSKLVPIVSVTSSMSTWVVFGGLMLGAAAGVGFGFYIAVAGLIMMGFATIFSFVTLPVEYDASNRALAWLKQKNVVSQEEYAGAEDALKWAARTYLVAALGALASLVYWAFQVFGGRD, encoded by the coding sequence ATGATGACATATTATATATTGATTGGCGGAATTGCGTTAATCAGCTGGTTGGTAAGTAGCCGATTAAAGAGCAAATTCAAAAAATATTCAAAGGTTCATCTACGCAATGGGATGAGCGGTGCGGAAATTGCCCAGAAAATGTTGGATGACCATGGAATACGAGATGTAAAAGTAATTTCAACAGCTGGAATGCTTACCGATCATTACAATCCAAAGAACAAAACCGTTAATTTGAGCGAGGGAGTATACAGCCAACGTAATGCATCTGCAGCTGCGGTTGCAGCCCATGAAGTTGGGCACGCGGTTCAACATGCACAAGCCTATGAGTGGCTAACCATGCGCTCTAAGTTGGTGCCCATTGTAAGCGTTACATCTAGTATGTCAACATGGGTTGTTTTTGGAGGTTTAATGTTAGGTGCAGCAGCTGGCGTAGGTTTTGGCTTTTATATTGCTGTGGCTGGATTGATCATGATGGGATTTGCTACCATATTCAGTTTTGTTACGCTACCCGTGGAATATGACGCCAGTAATCGAGCCCTTGCATGGTTAAAGCAGAAAAATGTTGTGAGTCAAGAAGAATATGCTGGGGCAGAAGATGCGTTAAAATGGGCTGCCAGGACCTATTTGGTTGCAGCTTTAGGTGCTTTAGCTTCTTTGGTTTACTGGGCTTTCCAAGTTTTTGGTGGAAGGGATTAA
- a CDS encoding Lrp/AsnC ligand binding domain-containing protein, with translation MKTNNKSVKIDGIDKKILRYLMEDARRPILEIARNIGISGAAIHQRLRKLENSGLLSGSKFIINPKVLGYTTMAYIGIFLDKAMANPQAVKELEKIPEVLECHYTTGNWSILIKVLCKDNEHLMMVLNKKIQSIDGVSRTETFISLNQQIDRQISI, from the coding sequence ATGAAAACCAATAACAAATCGGTTAAAATTGACGGTATTGATAAGAAAATACTAAGGTATTTAATGGAAGATGCTCGAAGACCAATTTTAGAAATTGCTAGAAACATAGGCATTTCTGGAGCTGCCATTCATCAACGTTTGCGGAAATTGGAAAACTCTGGTTTGTTATCAGGCTCTAAATTTATCATCAATCCAAAAGTGCTGGGCTATACAACAATGGCTTATATTGGTATTTTTTTGGATAAAGCCATGGCCAATCCACAAGCTGTGAAAGAGTTGGAAAAAATCCCTGAAGTATTGGAATGCCACTATACCACAGGAAATTGGTCCATACTTATTAAAGTCCTTTGCAAGGACAATGAGCATTTAATGATGGTCTTGAACAAAAAAATTCAGTCAATAGATGGAGTTTCCCGAACTGAAACCTTTATTTCATTGAACCAGCAGATAGATCGACAGATATCTATTTAA
- a CDS encoding glycosyltransferase family 39 protein, with amino-acid sequence MAQKFPRLFLILLAVLFVLNLVQSYFTELIYDEAYYWYYAQNLDWGYFDHPPMVAFLIKLSSFLFDGELGVRFMSCVLSVGTYLILWELIDNPKKKDYVVHFFLLLFSMTLMNAYGFLTLPDTPLLFFTALFLLLYRRFLNNPTIWISIFMGVVMAALMYSKYHAVLVILFVFLSNLKLVKDTKAWLAVAVALVCYTPHFLWLYQNDFVSIKYHLYERPNQAYSFTKFTLGYFVNLVAIFGLLFYWVYLSLIKTKSANKFTKALLHLTYGVLIFFFISSFNRRVQTQWVIIISIPMAIVAFNHLLENAKSRKWMYRIGIVSMVILIYARAWLVFKPLLPIWFETHGNKQWVAALNSEAEDAPIVFENSYRRAPMYEFYSKIPTFTLNNHMYRKNQYSIDDSEERVRGKKIVYVSKYRNSGDISYYNPDSTIFYGTLIKDFSSYRKLQCIVEEPLDESPLTLKVYNPYPFDILLDKLKYTVAYSNKHKQVKELVPLKVKNLSHNETVLKSKDTLFFQFELPKSKMENPGHFRIGIAENGLLPGLNGKPVKLKE; translated from the coding sequence ATGGCCCAAAAGTTTCCCAGGCTTTTTCTTATTCTCCTGGCAGTTCTTTTTGTTCTCAACCTTGTTCAGAGTTATTTTACGGAACTTATTTATGATGAGGCGTATTATTGGTACTATGCACAGAACCTAGATTGGGGCTATTTTGACCACCCACCAATGGTTGCTTTTTTAATTAAGCTAAGTAGTTTTTTGTTTGATGGAGAGTTAGGGGTTCGCTTTATGAGCTGTGTCCTTTCTGTGGGCACCTATTTGATTCTATGGGAGTTAATAGATAACCCGAAAAAGAAAGATTATGTAGTCCACTTTTTTCTTCTTCTGTTTTCAATGACCCTGATGAACGCCTATGGCTTTTTAACACTGCCTGATACACCTTTATTATTTTTTACAGCGTTGTTCTTATTGCTTTACAGGCGTTTTTTGAACAATCCAACAATTTGGATCTCAATTTTTATGGGAGTTGTAATGGCTGCCTTGATGTACAGTAAATATCATGCTGTTTTGGTGATTTTATTTGTATTTCTGTCCAATTTAAAGCTTGTTAAAGACACGAAAGCTTGGCTGGCCGTTGCCGTTGCACTAGTATGCTATACTCCTCATTTTCTGTGGCTTTACCAAAATGATTTTGTGTCCATTAAGTACCATCTTTACGAACGTCCCAATCAGGCGTATTCATTTACCAAGTTTACCTTAGGTTACTTTGTAAACCTTGTGGCCATTTTTGGCCTGCTTTTTTATTGGGTATATCTATCGTTAATCAAAACCAAGTCCGCCAATAAATTCACCAAGGCACTATTACATCTAACCTATGGAGTTCTAATTTTCTTTTTTATATCCAGTTTTAATCGAAGAGTGCAAACGCAATGGGTTATTATTATCTCTATCCCCATGGCGATTGTAGCCTTTAACCATCTTTTAGAAAATGCCAAAAGCAGAAAATGGATGTATAGAATAGGTATTGTTAGTATGGTGATTCTAATCTATGCTAGGGCGTGGTTGGTTTTTAAACCTTTACTTCCAATCTGGTTTGAAACTCATGGAAACAAACAATGGGTTGCAGCACTAAATTCCGAGGCAGAAGACGCGCCAATAGTATTTGAAAATTCATACCGTAGAGCGCCTATGTACGAGTTTTATTCAAAAATCCCAACGTTTACCCTCAACAATCACATGTATAGAAAAAACCAATATTCTATAGATGATTCCGAAGAACGTGTTCGAGGCAAAAAAATAGTTTATGTTTCTAAATATAGAAATAGTGGGGATATTTCATATTATAACCCCGATAGCACTATTTTTTATGGGACTCTGATAAAAGATTTTTCGTCATATCGCAAACTGCAATGTATTGTGGAAGAGCCCCTAGACGAATCCCCTCTTACATTAAAAGTATATAACCCTTATCCATTTGATATTTTACTTGACAAACTTAAATACACGGTAGCCTATTCCAACAAACACAAACAGGTGAAGGAGTTAGTCCCCTTAAAAGTCAAGAACTTGTCTCACAACGAAACAGTTCTAAAATCTAAGGATACCTTATTTTTCCAATTTGAGCTGCCAAAGTCTAAAATGGAAAATCCTGGGCACTTTAGAATTGGTATTGCAGAAAATGGCCTCCTGCCCGGATTAAATGGTAAACCAGTTAAACTAAAAGAATGA
- a CDS encoding polyprenol monophosphomannose synthase, with translation MADGLVIIPTFNEIENIEAIIKTVFDLRKDFHVLVVDDNSPDGTAQNVKKLQEQFPERLFLEVRKEKSGLGTAYIHGFKWALEKDYDYIFEMDADFSHRPADLSRLHRACLNGADVAVGSRYKKGVNVVNWPLFRILLSYGASFYVKIITGMRVHDPTAGFVCYKREVLENIDLDSVRFIGYAFQIEMKYRAYLKKYKIEEVSIIFTDRVNGKSKMNSAIIREAIFGVFVMKLRSIFFKKSF, from the coding sequence ATGGCAGACGGTTTAGTTATAATACCAACCTTCAATGAAATCGAAAACATTGAAGCCATCATAAAAACTGTTTTTGACCTAAGGAAAGATTTTCATGTTCTTGTGGTTGATGATAACTCACCTGATGGTACTGCTCAAAACGTCAAGAAACTTCAAGAACAATTTCCTGAGCGCTTATTTCTTGAGGTTCGAAAGGAAAAATCAGGTTTGGGAACGGCTTACATTCATGGATTTAAATGGGCTTTAGAAAAGGACTACGATTATATATTTGAAATGGATGCCGATTTTTCTCATCGTCCAGCTGATTTATCCCGATTGCACAGAGCTTGCTTAAATGGGGCGGATGTTGCAGTTGGTTCCAGATATAAAAAAGGAGTTAATGTGGTCAACTGGCCTCTTTTTAGAATTTTGCTGTCTTATGGAGCATCATTTTACGTAAAAATTATCACGGGGATGCGGGTTCACGACCCAACAGCTGGTTTTGTGTGCTATAAAAGGGAGGTTCTGGAAAATATAGATTTGGATTCGGTCCGGTTCATTGGTTATGCATTTCAAATTGAAATGAAGTACAGAGCTTATCTCAAAAAATATAAAATTGAAGAAGTTTCCATCATTTTTACAGATCGGGTAAACGGAAAATCAAAAATGAACTCTGCCATAATAAGAGAAGCTATTTTTGGCGTATTCGTAATGAAGTTAAGAAGTATATTTTTCAAAAAGAGTTTTTAA
- a CDS encoding saccharopine dehydrogenase family protein: MVRTILVLGAGKSTSYLLDYLLKKSGEESLHLVIGDLHPENIPQDISSHQNCSIITLDIFNDEDRRKAIDSASIVVSMLPPRLHIKIAEDCIHFKKHLVTASYVSKEIQKLDNDAKKNGLVFMNEIGLDPGIDHMSAMEVIDRIRDKGGKMLLFESFTGGLVAPEHDSNLWSYKFTWNPRNVVVAGQGGAAKFIQEGAYKYIPYQKLFRRTELLDVEGYGSFEVYPNRDSLKYREAYGLQDSLTLYRGTMRRVGFSKAWQMFVILGMTDDSYVIENSEGMSYRQFVNQFLPYSPTDSVELKLRHYLKIDQDDIRWGKLMELNLFDDSKTIPLKDATPAQMLQYILEDSWTLGKDEKDMIVMYHKFGYELDGKKKQIDANMVVLGENQTYTAMSKTVGLPVAMATLQILNKKITTPGVQIPISSEVYSPILSELKTYGINFREYEVPYLGYNPDSIGS; encoded by the coding sequence ATGGTCCGCACTATTTTGGTTCTTGGAGCAGGAAAGTCCACCTCATATCTATTAGATTATCTTCTAAAAAAATCTGGAGAGGAGAGTCTTCATTTAGTTATAGGTGACCTTCATCCTGAAAATATTCCTCAAGACATTTCTTCACACCAAAATTGTAGTATTATTACCTTGGATATATTCAATGATGAGGACAGAAGAAAGGCCATAGATTCTGCATCCATTGTTGTTTCAATGTTACCTCCAAGATTACATATTAAAATAGCGGAAGATTGTATTCATTTTAAAAAGCACCTTGTTACTGCTTCCTATGTGAGCAAGGAAATTCAGAAATTGGACAATGATGCTAAGAAAAATGGCCTTGTCTTTATGAATGAAATTGGTCTTGATCCAGGCATTGACCATATGAGCGCAATGGAAGTTATTGATCGCATTCGTGATAAAGGCGGAAAAATGTTGCTTTTTGAATCTTTTACAGGTGGCTTGGTTGCCCCAGAACATGACTCTAACCTATGGAGCTATAAGTTTACTTGGAATCCAAGAAATGTAGTAGTGGCAGGCCAAGGTGGAGCCGCTAAATTTATCCAAGAGGGCGCCTATAAATATATACCTTACCAAAAACTTTTTCGTAGAACTGAACTTTTGGACGTTGAAGGGTATGGCAGTTTTGAAGTTTATCCTAATAGGGATTCTTTAAAATATAGGGAAGCATACGGCCTTCAAGACAGTTTAACCTTATATCGCGGAACTATGCGCAGGGTAGGTTTTTCCAAAGCGTGGCAGATGTTTGTAATTCTTGGGATGACGGATGACAGTTATGTTATTGAAAATTCTGAAGGAATGTCTTACCGCCAATTTGTAAATCAATTTTTACCTTATTCCCCTACAGATTCTGTTGAGTTAAAGCTAAGGCACTACCTTAAAATTGACCAAGATGATATTCGTTGGGGCAAACTAATGGAACTCAATCTTTTTGATGATTCTAAAACAATCCCTCTTAAAGATGCTACCCCAGCGCAAATGCTACAATATATTCTTGAAGATAGTTGGACATTAGGTAAGGATGAAAAGGATATGATCGTTATGTACCACAAGTTTGGTTACGAACTGGACGGCAAGAAAAAACAAATAGACGCCAACATGGTTGTACTGGGCGAAAATCAAACCTATACCGCCATGTCCAAAACTGTGGGGTTGCCAGTTGCAATGGCTACACTACAAATCCTAAACAAAAAGATTACAACACCCGGAGTACAAATTCCCATAAGTAGTGAAGTTTACAGTCCTATTCTTTCAGAATTGAAAACTTACGGAATCAACTTTAGAGAATATGAGGTGCCTTACTTAGGATATAATCCGGATTCTATTGGAAGTTAA
- a CDS encoding DUF4271 domain-containing protein, whose translation MNPVYKTIESLDWITIVLFFSMVVLALGKYLFQNRFLNFMILPFNNKYVVLYNKKGRLFNWFHILLTIFQLINFSLFLFLVLNVFFTVPSDNNPSSFLIIMAGLLLFQIVKILLQFGQGYVFNTQGLISELLFNKISYLNYSSLVMFVSNIVLIYVLNDSKIIISVAIILIISINVIGLTRLLKNHQKAIIPYFFYFILYLCALEIAPLVLVGSYLKD comes from the coding sequence ATGAACCCAGTTTATAAAACCATTGAATCCTTAGATTGGATAACGATTGTTCTATTTTTTAGTATGGTCGTGCTTGCCTTGGGAAAATATCTTTTTCAAAATAGGTTCCTGAATTTTATGATACTGCCTTTTAACAATAAGTACGTTGTGCTATATAATAAAAAAGGGCGCCTGTTTAATTGGTTCCATATTTTATTGACCATCTTTCAACTGATTAATTTTTCACTGTTTTTGTTCTTGGTTCTGAACGTTTTTTTTACTGTACCAAGCGATAATAATCCTTCCTCTTTCTTGATAATAATGGCAGGGTTGCTTCTTTTTCAAATTGTCAAGATATTACTTCAATTTGGTCAAGGGTATGTTTTTAATACCCAAGGGCTGATTTCAGAATTATTGTTTAACAAAATCTCTTACCTCAACTACAGTAGTTTGGTAATGTTCGTTAGTAACATAGTTCTTATTTATGTTCTAAATGACTCAAAAATCATAATTTCCGTTGCTATCATCTTAATTATTTCCATTAATGTCATTGGACTGACAAGGCTATTGAAGAACCATCAAAAAGCGATAATCCCTTATTTTTTCTATTTTATTTTGTACCTTTGCGCACTCGAAATTGCACCCTTAGTGTTAGTTGGAAGCTATCTAAAAGATTGA
- the pckA gene encoding phosphoenolpyruvate carboxykinase (ATP): MNAFIPATKTISLKSYGILHNNVHYQLSSKELHDSTIAKDMGKEASSGALAVHTGEFTGRSPMDRFIVKDTITEDKIWWGDINIPFDSEKFDKLYDKVIAYLNEKELFVRDCYACAEDAYKLNIRVVNEYSWSNMFAYNMFLRPTEEELEAFDPEWTVINAPGFMADAEVDGTRQHNFAILNFSKKIALIGGTGYTGEIKKGIFSALNFILPVFKNTLPMHCSANVGEDGDTAIFFGLSGTGKTTLSTDPNRKLIGDDEHGWTVDNTVFNFEGGCYAKVIDLSKENEPEIYGAIKQGAILENIIMDDKGVVDFSDTSITQNTRVSYPIYHIDNIQQPSIGKNVKNIFFLTADAFGVLPPISKLTPAQAAYHFISGYTAKVAGTEAGVVEPQPSFSACFGAPFMPLHPAKYAEMLSKKMKESGVDVWLINTGWTGGPYGVGTRMKLKYTRAMISAALNGELGLYNYDNYHIHSVFGVAQPRECPGVPTAVLSPRTTWNNDEAYYKTAFKLTNAFRENFKKFEEYASEEIRRGGPQRYAF, translated from the coding sequence ATGAATGCATTTATCCCGGCAACGAAAACGATTTCGTTAAAGTCATATGGAATACTGCACAACAACGTACACTACCAACTCTCTTCTAAAGAACTCCATGATTCAACAATCGCTAAAGACATGGGCAAGGAGGCCTCTTCTGGCGCTCTGGCCGTGCATACGGGAGAGTTTACCGGAAGGTCGCCAATGGATCGTTTTATTGTAAAGGATACAATTACTGAAGACAAAATTTGGTGGGGAGATATAAATATTCCCTTTGATAGTGAAAAGTTTGACAAACTCTATGATAAGGTAATTGCTTATCTAAATGAAAAAGAACTGTTTGTTCGTGATTGTTATGCTTGTGCAGAGGATGCATATAAGCTTAACATTAGAGTTGTTAATGAGTATTCCTGGTCCAACATGTTTGCTTACAATATGTTTTTAAGGCCAACCGAAGAAGAACTTGAAGCCTTCGATCCCGAGTGGACAGTAATCAATGCTCCTGGTTTTATGGCTGATGCTGAAGTTGATGGTACCCGACAGCATAATTTTGCGATTCTTAATTTTTCAAAGAAGATTGCATTAATAGGAGGTACAGGGTACACAGGTGAAATTAAAAAAGGGATTTTCTCTGCATTAAATTTTATTCTTCCTGTGTTTAAAAACACTTTGCCAATGCATTGCTCGGCAAATGTTGGGGAAGATGGTGATACAGCCATTTTCTTTGGTCTTTCTGGAACTGGGAAAACAACACTTTCTACGGACCCTAATCGTAAACTGATAGGAGATGATGAACATGGATGGACTGTAGACAATACTGTTTTCAATTTTGAAGGAGGCTGCTATGCAAAAGTGATAGATCTTTCCAAGGAAAATGAACCTGAGATTTATGGCGCCATCAAACAGGGTGCTATTTTGGAAAATATAATTATGGATGATAAAGGCGTTGTCGATTTCTCAGACACGTCTATTACCCAGAATACTAGAGTTAGTTATCCGATATATCATATTGATAATATTCAACAACCTTCAATAGGTAAAAATGTAAAGAATATTTTCTTTTTAACGGCTGATGCTTTTGGTGTTTTGCCCCCAATATCCAAACTTACTCCTGCACAGGCGGCATACCATTTTATCTCTGGTTATACTGCTAAGGTTGCTGGTACAGAAGCTGGAGTGGTAGAGCCACAACCATCATTTTCTGCGTGTTTTGGAGCTCCTTTCATGCCTTTACATCCTGCCAAGTATGCAGAAATGTTAAGTAAGAAAATGAAAGAATCTGGAGTGGATGTATGGTTGATCAATACTGGATGGACAGGAGGTCCTTATGGAGTGGGAACCAGAATGAAGTTAAAGTATACTAGGGCTATGATCAGTGCTGCTTTAAATGGAGAATTAGGGCTTTACAATTATGATAACTACCATATCCATTCCGTTTTTGGAGTTGCCCAACCTAGGGAATGCCCTGGAGTTCCAACAGCTGTATTAAGTCCAAGAACAACTTGGAACAATGATGAAGCATATTATAAAACAGCTTTTAAACTAACGAATGCTTTTAGGGAGAATTTTAAGAAGTTTGAAGAATATGCAAGCGAAGAGATTAGGCGTGGCGGACCGCAGCGATACGCTTTCTAA
- a CDS encoding DUF423 domain-containing protein: protein MNKTILTTGILFGFLAILFGAFGAHGLEKLVDSESVDTFETGVRYQMYHALFLLILGIWNGPSKRQKKTVFLTIFIGTVLFSFSIYLLAINSLIAIDFKKIAFLTPIGGTFLIIGWFLLGYYVLTQKAFK, encoded by the coding sequence ATGAACAAAACAATTTTGACAACGGGAATTTTGTTTGGATTCTTGGCTATTCTTTTTGGTGCATTTGGTGCACATGGCTTAGAAAAACTAGTTGATTCAGAGTCTGTTGATACTTTTGAAACAGGGGTGCGGTATCAAATGTACCATGCACTTTTTTTGTTGATTTTGGGAATTTGGAATGGACCTTCAAAAAGGCAGAAAAAAACGGTATTTCTTACTATCTTCATTGGTACTGTTCTTTTTTCCTTTTCAATCTATTTATTGGCCATAAACAGTTTAATTGCTATAGATTTTAAAAAGATAGCATTTTTAACCCCTATAGGCGGAACATTTTTAATTATTGGCTGGTTTTTACTGGGATACTACGTTTTAACCCAAAAAGCATTTAAATAA
- a CDS encoding uroporphyrinogen-III synthase: MKVKTILVSQPEPKIENSPYSRLIEKEKVKVDFRPFIHVEEVEAKNVRQQKIDLNNFTAIILTSRNSVDHFFRIAEEMRFKVPDSMKYFCQSEAVAYYLQKYVVYRKRKIYVGKRMFNELVPLIKKYKDEKFLLPSSDTLKATVPQTLDELKVDWKRGIFYKTVISDLSDLREVTYDVLVFFSPSGIESLLKNFPDFEQNGTRIAVFGNSTVKAAADAGLRIDIQAPTPETPSMTMALQKYITSVNK, translated from the coding sequence ATGAAAGTAAAAACAATTTTGGTTTCCCAGCCAGAACCCAAAATAGAAAATTCTCCCTACTCACGATTAATTGAAAAAGAAAAGGTAAAGGTGGATTTTAGACCTTTTATTCATGTTGAGGAAGTAGAAGCTAAAAATGTAAGGCAGCAGAAAATTGATTTAAATAACTTTACTGCGATTATCCTTACAAGCAGAAATTCTGTAGATCACTTCTTTAGAATTGCAGAAGAAATGCGTTTTAAAGTTCCCGATAGCATGAAATATTTTTGCCAATCTGAAGCGGTTGCTTATTATTTGCAAAAGTACGTGGTGTATAGAAAGCGGAAAATTTATGTGGGAAAACGAATGTTCAATGAACTGGTTCCACTTATAAAAAAATATAAGGATGAAAAGTTCTTACTACCCTCATCTGATACTCTAAAAGCTACAGTTCCGCAAACTTTGGATGAACTTAAAGTAGATTGGAAGCGTGGTATTTTTTACAAAACGGTTATTAGTGACTTATCCGACCTTAGAGAAGTTACTTATGATGTTTTGGTATTCTTTAGCCCTTCTGGCATTGAGTCTTTGTTAAAAAACTTTCCAGATTTTGAACAAAATGGAACTCGTATAGCTGTGTTTGGGAATAGTACGGTAAAAGCTGCAGCCGATGCTGGACTTCGTATTGATATACAAGCTCCAACACCTGAGACACCATCTATGACAATGGCGCTTCAGAAATACATAACCAGTGTAAACAAATAA